Genomic segment of Nostoc sp. TCL240-02:
GATTAAATAGGCACTGCCTACTATATAAGCACCCAGAAGCAAGAGGTTAAATGGTTGCTGGAATGGAAATGTAATTGGGGAACCGCTAATTAAACCTTGCAATTTGGCAAAGGCAAGAAAACTACCAGTGAAGGTAACACCACCGATTAACACGTCCAATAGCATGGAAATGTTCACATCTAGGGGTATTGGCTGAGAACTATTCAGTAACCGCCAGAATTCGGCAACGGCTACGAGTGCAGATGCCGCACCGCCCAAACCGTTGAGTAAACCTACCATTTGGGGCATTTCGGTCATTTGGACTTTGTAGGCAACGATCGCACCAATTCCCGATCCAATTGCCAAGCCCAACAATATCATCTCGTAGTTCAACACGTGCTGATCGAGCATTGTCGCCACGATCGCCAGTAGCATTCCTACAGCCGCTACAATATTACCGTTCCTCGCTGTAGCAGGCGATCCCAGCTTTTTCAAGCCCAGAATGAATAACGATGCAGCTACTAAGTACGTCAGCTGAATGCCAGTTGGTAAAAAGTCGCTCACGCCTTAATCTCCTTCTTCTTGAACATTTGCAACATTCTGTCTGTCACTAAAAAACCACCTACAACGTTGACTGTTGCTAATACCACAGCAATCAAGCCAAGAATTACTGATACATTTGTGTCTCTTGCACCAGCAGCAACTATTGCTCCCAGTACCGCAATGCCCGAAATCGCATTTGAGCCTGACATTAAGGGTGTGTGTAGAGTCGGTGGGATTTTGTTGATGACTTCAAAGCCGATAAAAGATGCCAACACAAATACAAACAAAGCAGCAAGTAATGCCTCTGTCATGAAATCAAAACTCCTTTTATAAGTGGGAATTGGGAATGGGGAATTGGGAATTAGTTATTTTCCCTTATCTCCCTCTGCTTGCTCATCTCCCTCATCCCTAATTAACCGCCGGTTGTTGAGTATTCAAAGCTTGTAGCGCATCCCGCACTCGCTGATTGCGAATTTCACCAGCATGGGTAACGCAAGCTGCATCAACGATGTCATCGCTAAAGTCCACTTGCAAAGCTTTGTCTTTAATTAGCAATTGCATCAATGAAGTTACATTCTTGGCATACAATTGGCTGGCATGAATTGGCATCGATGATGGGAGATTGATGGGGCCAATAATTGTTACACCATTCCATACAATATCTTTGCCGGGTTCGGTGCAGGCACAGTTACCACCCTGTTCAGCAGCCAAATCCACAATCACTGAACCGGGTTTCATCTGTGCCACCATTTCTTCTGTAACGAGCCGTGGCGCTTGTCTCCCAGGAACTTGGGCGGTGGTAATCACAACATCAGAATTTTTGACGTGTTCGGCGACAACTTCTTGAGTACGTTGTTTACTAGCCTCAGAAATTTCCTTGGCATAACCGCCAGCAGCGACGGTTTCTTCTTCTAGTTTGACTTCAACGAATTTTGCCCCTAAACTTTGCACTTCTTCTTTGACGGCGGGACGGATATCAAAGGCTTCTACCACTGCTCCCAAACGTCTGGCGGTGGCGATCGCTTGCAACCCCGCTACACCAGCGCCCATAATAAATACTTTCGCTGGTGCGATCGTCCCTGCGGCTGTAGTTAACATCGGGAAATATTTCGGTAATGCAGCTGCCGCAATTAATACTGCTTTGTAACCTGCTAATGAAGCTTGTGAGGACAAAGCATCCATACTTTGCGCCCTGGTAGTACGGGGAATCATTTCCATACTCAAGGCTGTGACTTTGCGATTTGCTAGTTGCTGCGCCACAATAGGATTTCCCAAAGGATTGAGGAAACTTACTAATACAGCCCCTTCCTTTAACAAATCAACTTCTGAGCGTCCATCTTCTCGTTCTTGTGGTGGGCTGACTTTCAGCAGAATATCTGTTTCGCCCCATAATTTGGCAGTATCGCTGATTATTGTAGCTCCTGCGGCTTCGTAGTCAGAATCACTGAAAAATGATCGCTCTCCTGCACCTACTTCTATCCACACTTCCAAACCTTGTTTTACCAATCGAGCAACGGTGTCAGGAATTAATGCCACACGACGTTCACAAACTTCAATTTCTTTAGCAACTGCTATTCTCATGAAATCTCCTGAAGATAAATACCTAATCTCTGCCAAGTAAGTGATTGTCTAGATGAGGGATATCCCGCACTCATAGTAGTTAGGCAGCAAAATCAGCCATGAATTTTACTTGTAGATTGAACCTTGAATCTTTCCTCTCCCACTCCTAGCTCTCCAGGCAAAGCCTGACTTTGCCGCTCGCAGATGTCATATTTTCAGATAGTTGCAAACAGGGTTACGTATTGCACATCCTAAATTGATTCCCAAATTTTGCATCTTTATCTTTAGCTTGTTTTCGGGATTGAGAAATTTTGGTATTCCTTTCTTATAGAGTAATATTGACCGAATTTTGAAAGCTTGATAATTTCCCAATCAAATTTTAATGATTACGACTTTGATTCCAACTCATTTTAATCAATTTAGCCCAACTTAACTGGCGAACGCTGATAGCACGCCTCAATTTTTATAACAAAATTCTCAAATTTAGATACACTTATACATATTTAGAAACACAATCCAATCCTAACAGTGTTTCTATTGAGTTCAAAATTTGACCAACCTAGTCATCAAATCAGCACTCTATAAGGGTAATGAAGTAAATTGTTTGCATGTAAAATTTATTGCTAAGTAATTTTACCACTATCTAAACATCAGAGAGGATGGCACTTTTTGTTGTTACTGAACGTCAATTGTCAGGAAGTGAGTAGTAAACTTTAGTAACGAATACTAACACACGGTTATTTTAGATAACAGATTTATTTTTTGGTAGAGGAAGCTCAAATTATGCGACGTTTACTTTCCGCTTTAGCCGTGACTAGCTGTTTAGTGACTGGATTTCCAGTCCTGACTTGGGCACAAAGTTTACCTGGGTTTACGCTGTTTAGCGGCGTTAAAGCCGAAAATCAACTGCCCTTCCGATTAGATTTTGGTGGACAAGCCAACGGCTGGGATCGATATATACTAAGAATTCCAGCCCAAAGAATGAAATTGGCTGTTGGTCAATTTGCCATTACCTACCCTAATTATTACAAAGGAACTTTTGACCAGAACAAAATTGAAGTCCGAGTCAAAGGCAAAGCAGTTCCGCTTTCTGAGGTTAAGTGGGACAAAGAAGGTAAACTAATTAATATTTATCCCCAAGAGCCTGTACCAGCAGGTACCGCAGTTGAGGTAGTTTTATCTAACGTGAAAAACCCATCCTTTGGCGGAGTTTACTACTTTAACTGTCAAGTGCTTTCCCCTGGTGATGTACCACTATTGCGCTACATGGGAACATGGATTTTGAGCATCAATTAAGAGTGCTGATTGGATATAACCAATGCCCAAATTGCCAATTCGCTAAAAAAGTGATACAGTTAGAGATTGTGAGTTTTTATAAAAATCACCTAAGAGGAGAACAGTATGAAAAGAACACTAGGCGGTACTAGCCGTAAGAGAAAAAGAACCTCTGGTTTTCGCGCCAGAATGCGGACACCAGATGGCAGAAACGTTATCAGAGCTAGGAGAAAGAAGGGTCGTCATCGTTTGAGCGTTTAGGGCATATTGAGTTGAAAGAGCATCTGTGGCTTTGCCTAAAGCAAATCGGCTAAAATCCCGCAAGGATTTTCAGGCAGTTTTCCGGGAAGGAATTCGGCGTAATGGCTCTTATTTAACATTGAGAGCCTTAAAGCCGTTGTCTTCAAGAAAACCTTCTTTGGACACTGCCACTCAGACTACACAACCAATTGACTTAAGAACTCTTGCCAGCACGCGGATTGGAATTTCCATAAGTACAAAAGTTAGCAAAAGGGCAGTGGTTCGCAACCGAATCAAACGGCAAATTACTTCTGCTTTACATAATTTGCTGCCCAAATTATCACCAGGATGGCGGTTAGTGTTGATTGTCAAACCTACAGCAGCAGAATCTAAGTGCGTAAGCCCACAATTTCTGCAAGAATTAGAGCAGTTGTTGGCACAAGCTGAGGTGTTCGATGGGAATTCGTGAAGATGTTTATTATGAAGGTGGCCCCCATATTGGGGATTTAATTGTCAACCTATTGATTGGACTAACCATTGTCGGGATACCATTAACAGTCGGGGCAATTGTCAGAGCATTGTGGCTGCGTTTCCGCATCACCGATCGCCGAGTTACGGTGAGCGGAGGTTGGCAGGGACGCGATCGCACTGACATAATTTACTCAGAAATTGTCAAAGTCGTTACAATCCCCCGTGGCATTGGCTTGTGGGGAGATATGGTACTAACCCTAAAAAACGGCAGTCGTCTCGAATTGCGTGCAATTCCCAAATTCCGCGAAGTCTATGACTACATCAACGAAAGAATTGCTGCGAAAAATCCCGAATATAGCGCCACTGCGAACAAGTGATGAGCAGAGGGGCAGGGAGCAGGGGGCAGGGGAAGAAAAACTATTGGTTGTTATTTACCAATTCCCAATGCCCAATTCCCAATTCCCCATTTAAATGTGCGGCTATCCGTAGCGAAGGGTAGTCGCACATAATTTATGATTTAGATAAATTAGATTCAGTCAGTTTACAGTACCTCAGGTTGAATTCAGAATAATGGATTTTGGTATCGGCTTTCTCTCGAACAACGTGATGTTGCCAATCATAGATTTCTTCTATGGTATATTTCCGAGCTACGGATTGGCGATCGTTGCTTTGACATTGATAGTCCGCTTCGCGCTCTATCCCCTGAGTGCTGGCTCAATTCGCAACATGCGGAAGATGCGAATTGTACAACCTCTGATGCAGAAGCGGATGGCAGAAATTAAAGAGCGCTATAAGGATGAACCGCAAAAGCAGCAAGAGGAAATGGTCAATGTTCAAAAAGAATTTGGCAACCCCTTAGCAGGCTGTTTTCCATTACTAGTACAAATGCCGGTCTTATTAGCACTGTTTGCCACTTTGCGGGGTTCGCCTTTTGCAAGTGCAAACTACAGCGTTAACCTGCAAATTCTTCCCGCAGAACAAATCGAACAAATTCAACCCCAAGCTTTTGCTACTGCTCCCCAAAATATTTATGTTGCGGATGGGGAACACGTTAAAGTAGCTGCAATTCTGCCCAGTGGTAACAAACTAGCTGTGGGAGAACAAACTAAGATCCAATATCAGACTGTTGAGGGCAAACCCTTTCAGGTACTTTTAGCAGAACACCCAGAAAATAAGCTAGTTCCTGATTGGAAAGTCACCAAAGGAGAAGATCGGATAAAAATTGATGCTAATGGCAATGTAGAAGCCTTGCAACCTGGAGAAGTTAGCATTCAAGGAACAATTCCCGGATTAGCAGCAGAAAAAGGCTTTTTATTTATTGATGCTTTGGGCAGGGTTGGGGCACAAGATCCAGATGGCACAATCCACTGGGATATTGTTGCTATGATCGTCTTCTTTGGAATCAGCCTTTATGTCAGCCAAATGCTTTCTGGGCAAAATTCCAGTGGTGGTAATCCGCAGCAAGATACAGTTAACAAAATCACTCCAGTCATTTTTTCTGGGATGTTCTTGTTCTTCCCCTTACCAGCCGGGGTGCTGATGTATATGGTGATTGGTAATATTTTCCAAACCGCACAAACTTATATTCTTTCCCGCGAACCTCTACCAGAAGAACTACAAAAAATTGTAGAAACCCAAGAGAAAGAAGTAACAGTCACCGAACAAAAAGCATTGCCATTTGAACCGAAAAGTTCTAAGAAAAAGACCATAGGGGGATCATGAGCAATATTTCGATGCAGCGAGGTCAGCAGTGGTTAAAAACCCTGCTGGAACTCACTGGAGTGCCTGTTGAGATTCAGGGTCATTTAGAAACTGCCCAATCTCAAGATAGCGATTCCCCAGAACCAGATAATTACTGGTTGACAATCGATCAAACTAATTTAACGACAGAACAAATCCAAGTATTAATTGGTACTGATGGTTCTGTGCTAGATGCGATTCAGTATTTAGCAAATTCGGTTTTAAACCTGAACCAACCCTCAGAGGAACAAGCCTCTTATACCATTGAGTTGAATGGCTATCGGGTTAAAAGAGAAGCCGAAATTCGCGCATTAGCAGAAGCAGCAGCAGATGAAGTGCGCTTTTCTGGCAGAGAAGTGGAAATTAAATCTCTCAGTTCTGCTGAAAGGCGACAAATCCATACCTTCTTGAAGGAATTTGGAGATTTGGAAACCTTCAGTCGCGGTAAAGAACCGCATCGTCATCTGGTTGTGCGACCAGCTTCTTTGGAAGAAGTTAAGAGTCAGGAGAGACGCGATTAATCGCGTCTGTACAAGAGTTAAGAGTTAATTGAAAGCTCAATATAATTTCAAAATTTCTCTTGTTCCTAAAAGCTAAAATAAAGATGTAGTATCAGTATTATTGCTGGTAATGACCATTAATTTTCGTGAGGATGTCTCACAAATCCTATGGACGCAATTTATATTCCGCAGCTAACTAAAGCCCCGGAGCGGACAGAGGAAGTTCAGGTTAAGGAATTTCTGCCTGGTCTGGAAACGTTGACACCAGTTCGCGGTCATGTGCGCGTGCAGCATCATGGCACTTACCTGGAAGTGTCCGCTCAGGCAGAAACAATTATTACTTGTACCTGCAACCGATGCTTACAGCAATACAATCGCCGCTTAGGGCTTGATACCAAAGAAATTATCTGGTTAGACGAAACTGCAAATCAAGCAAATGACTTGCCCTTAGAGCGGGAAGTAATTATGGAAGAGTTGCTTGAAAGCTTGCCACCTGATGGTTATTTTTATCCTAATGAATGGCTGTATGAGCAGATGTGCTTGGCAGTACCCCAGCGCCAATTATGCAGTAGGAATTG
This window contains:
- a CDS encoding NAD(P) transhydrogenase subunit alpha; the encoded protein is MTEALLAALFVFVLASFIGFEVINKIPPTLHTPLMSGSNAISGIAVLGAIVAAGARDTNVSVILGLIAVVLATVNVVGGFLVTDRMLQMFKKKEIKA
- a CDS encoding Re/Si-specific NAD(P)(+) transhydrogenase subunit alpha; protein product: MRIAVAKEIEVCERRVALIPDTVARLVKQGLEVWIEVGAGERSFFSDSDYEAAGATIISDTAKLWGETDILLKVSPPQEREDGRSEVDLLKEGAVLVSFLNPLGNPIVAQQLANRKVTALSMEMIPRTTRAQSMDALSSQASLAGYKAVLIAAAALPKYFPMLTTAAGTIAPAKVFIMGAGVAGLQAIATARRLGAVVEAFDIRPAVKEEVQSLGAKFVEVKLEEETVAAGGYAKEISEASKQRTQEVVAEHVKNSDVVITTAQVPGRQAPRLVTEEMVAQMKPGSVIVDLAAEQGGNCACTEPGKDIVWNGVTIIGPINLPSSMPIHASQLYAKNVTSLMQLLIKDKALQVDFSDDIVDAACVTHAGEIRNQRVRDALQALNTQQPAVN
- a CDS encoding DUF2808 domain-containing protein produces the protein MRRLLSALAVTSCLVTGFPVLTWAQSLPGFTLFSGVKAENQLPFRLDFGGQANGWDRYILRIPAQRMKLAVGQFAITYPNYYKGTFDQNKIEVRVKGKAVPLSEVKWDKEGKLINIYPQEPVPAGTAVEVVLSNVKNPSFGGVYYFNCQVLSPGDVPLLRYMGTWILSIN
- the rpmH gene encoding 50S ribosomal protein L34: MKRTLGGTSRKRKRTSGFRARMRTPDGRNVIRARRKKGRHRLSV
- the rnpA gene encoding ribonuclease P protein component, which encodes MALPKANRLKSRKDFQAVFREGIRRNGSYLTLRALKPLSSRKPSLDTATQTTQPIDLRTLASTRIGISISTKVSKRAVVRNRIKRQITSALHNLLPKLSPGWRLVLIVKPTAAESKCVSPQFLQELEQLLAQAEVFDGNS
- a CDS encoding PH domain-containing protein, giving the protein MGIREDVYYEGGPHIGDLIVNLLIGLTIVGIPLTVGAIVRALWLRFRITDRRVTVSGGWQGRDRTDIIYSEIVKVVTIPRGIGLWGDMVLTLKNGSRLELRAIPKFREVYDYINERIAAKNPEYSATANK
- the yidC gene encoding membrane protein insertase YidC, with amino-acid sequence MDFGIGFLSNNVMLPIIDFFYGIFPSYGLAIVALTLIVRFALYPLSAGSIRNMRKMRIVQPLMQKRMAEIKERYKDEPQKQQEEMVNVQKEFGNPLAGCFPLLVQMPVLLALFATLRGSPFASANYSVNLQILPAEQIEQIQPQAFATAPQNIYVADGEHVKVAAILPSGNKLAVGEQTKIQYQTVEGKPFQVLLAEHPENKLVPDWKVTKGEDRIKIDANGNVEALQPGEVSIQGTIPGLAAEKGFLFIDALGRVGAQDPDGTIHWDIVAMIVFFGISLYVSQMLSGQNSSGGNPQQDTVNKITPVIFSGMFLFFPLPAGVLMYMVIGNIFQTAQTYILSREPLPEELQKIVETQEKEVTVTEQKALPFEPKSSKKKTIGGS
- a CDS encoding R3H domain-containing nucleic acid-binding protein — its product is MSNISMQRGQQWLKTLLELTGVPVEIQGHLETAQSQDSDSPEPDNYWLTIDQTNLTTEQIQVLIGTDGSVLDAIQYLANSVLNLNQPSEEQASYTIELNGYRVKREAEIRALAEAAADEVRFSGREVEIKSLSSAERRQIHTFLKEFGDLETFSRGKEPHRHLVVRPASLEEVKSQERRD
- a CDS encoding DUF177 domain-containing protein translates to MDAIYIPQLTKAPERTEEVQVKEFLPGLETLTPVRGHVRVQHHGTYLEVSAQAETIITCTCNRCLQQYNRRLGLDTKEIIWLDETANQANDLPLEREVIMEELLESLPPDGYFYPNEWLYEQMCLAVPQRQLCSRNCPGIPVSTTVDSSDSPETLVDNRWASLAALKKQLPG